The Phycodurus eques isolate BA_2022a chromosome 8, UOR_Pequ_1.1, whole genome shotgun sequence nucleotide sequence CTGAACACTACAAAAATGTAGTCATAATATTAATAGAAAAGTTATTTGCGAACATAGGAAAAAAGTCTTTATTTTCAAGAAGCTTTATTGTGAGAAGATGGACTGGCGAGCAGGTTGCATGACTTCAGATTTTGTAAGTCCACACTAAATTGAGTCGATTTCGACTCGACGCTGATCACGTTATTGTTTCAGTGCTGTAATTTTTTGGTTTATCACAGGCAGAGGGAATGCTTTGCAATCACACTTGTCGACAACAAAAttgtcaagattttttttgctgattttggacagttttgatgtgctgaatccaaatcaACTTTTTGAACTGGCCACGTATTTTcgctttagaggttcaaataaacggaggttcatgccctgaattCTGAGCAATGATTATGTAACATTCAATTAACAGGTACTTTTATCAATGTTTACAATTAAATTTGcagtaagcaaagtttgtaacatttgattaataaacttaacaacttggcataaaaaTGTGACCTACACAAAAGAAATGGATGTCATTTTTGgattcagcgatgcaaaattAACCTAAATCAGTtgcaaaaaatgtttgtgtaacCCTCTATAATCTATATTCACCGACCATAGTTCATACATGAAATCTATGCAGAACGTACCTGTTAAACACAAGAGCATGGACCCGGGTAAAGCCCGCTATGCCATGATGGTATTTCCAGCCTGAGAATCAAATCCTCAAGCTTGCTGTGCTTGCCACTGGGACAGCCAGGTTATTGCACAACTTGGCCCAACTGTCCACATTCTGAGGCCACCACAGCAGCAAGTTCGGCATGGTGGGAATTTGCAGTGTTTGAAAATCATggacctctgtgtgtgtgtagtgaaaTATTTCCCTGCTCTCCTTCCACTTTTGAtagtcttgtcttttttttaacccatccACTCACTCCTGAAGGCAAAACAACCCCCAACATGATGCTGCCCCCTTGTACTTCAAAGTTCAGATGGTGTTCAAACACAGACTTGCCAGCTTCCCTTTTTCCACcaaacagtttaattttaatttcatcAGACTACAGGACATTTGACCATTTGCATTTGGAAACTCTTAACTGGCTTACATTTCACTTGGAATAATGGCTGAGTGGCCTATCAGCCCATGAGAGTACAGTACTCTGTTTCACCGCCCGCTTTAGTATCatcacaaggtcttttgctttCGTTCTTTACCTTTTGAAATGCACATTTCAGACTAAAGCACGTTCCTTTCTGGGACACCAGTCCCTTTTCTGAGCAGTATGATCGCTGGAAATTCCCATGGGGTTTATTCTTGCATATAATAGTTTCAACAGAGGATCGTGGTACCTTCGGGTGGGTATTTGAAAATTGCAACCGAGGTTGAACCAGACTTTTGCAAGTTCACAATTCAATAATATACTGATATCTTGGCTGACTTCTTCTGACTTTCCCGTATTACACAAAGCAACTTCAGATGTTCCTAGTTCAAATACCATCCACAAATGTAGCTGTATTTGTCAGACCATAAACCAATCAGAACCTGGAGAAGACAACAGCTGGGTTTCCCAAAATTGTTTAGACATATTGTACATAAACGTCAGATTTCAACTAATGAAATTGTCTATAAAGTCTTTTACTTGGGTATGTTAACATGTGGTGTCAACTGTACATTTACAGttccataacaaataaatggctGCTAACCAGTATACAAAGTGTGAGCGCGTTGACTGCACAGTTTGCTACACGAGAACAAACGAAACGGCAGGACAAAAACACTTTTCTGGTTGGAATAAATTTATTTTGATCGTCTGTAAACAAGGTGATAAATCAATATATGGCATTATTGGTTGTATGCATAAGTAATTCAATGCATTGACAAAGTGTATCCCAGATGCAAGAAAACTAGTGAACAGAAATCAGCAAGGACAAACATTTGAGGAGTACACAAGGCCTGAACAGTGGAGCTGAAGCTAGAGAAGAACCAAAGCCAATGAAGAGCAAGTTATGGGTGGGCAAAATTCATCTTGGAAGAGCAACAGACCTCTCTACATCATGGCACAAGAATACACTATCCAATAAACAGCAAATATTGGCTCCAAGCAACCCATCTCTTAATGAGTGTCACTACTTTATCATCAGTTGGATGTTAGTTTAGGGACTGAGCGCAGTGTAAGATAAAAGGCAACTCCAGTTTTAGTTATCAACAcagaaaaactatttttctttttcaaattcagtgaaGCTTCCGCGGGGAACAAGACACCAGATGCATGCTCACCACATTTCTATCAACACCAGAACTTTTACTGCACTTGGTCCCATCTGGGGTAAAACTAAAGAACAGACTCCAGATGGTTAGAAAGAGagagatatttattgttctacaaaATGATAGCCTTTCATACATTACAGGAGTTGGCAAAAGAAGAACAGTATCAAGTGCCTGAGCCGGTAACTGTGGAATGTCCATTTGATTTTTGGTGTGTGTACAGGCACAGTAACTCCACATTATGATTGTTAACTGACCCAAACTACACCTTGACAAGGATGTGGGTGCACAGCTGTGAGGAAGGGTGTCCAATGTTGTATTAACGGGGAAGGGCTTTTTGCCTGAAGGAGCAGTGTAAAACAGCGGGAAAGGAAATTGTTGTGAAAGGAGGAAGACGTGATGAGCTACTGCGAAAGCGCCCCAATCAAAAGAAGGCATTGGCCACCCTGCAGAGGAGCACATATTGTGGGACTTGTGTCAGTGGGCACCAAAGAAAAAGTGTTTGGCTTTCTTTTTGCTGGTCTTAGTCAAGTGACATCATTAGGCATCAACTCGTCTTGGCTATGGATCAACTTAAGATGGTTTGGGCGAGGAATAGGGAGCAGAAGAAAAGTATCTACCAACTAGGACAGGAAGTGAAATGCAACAGAGTGGTAGGTAGATGGTATGTAGGTGGTTGGGTTGGCTGGCTGTGGTGGCACAGGACACTTTAGTATCCAGCCTTCCTCAGGTAGGATGCCATATCTTGTGCTTTGATGTGGGGTTTCCCTCCATGGACACCACCTTTCCCCATGACGACAACAAATGCTGTAGCACAAAAAGgaccaacaaaaacaatgaattaaaaaaaacaatagcaacACAGCATGTTAAAACCCTTACAATCCAAAGATGACTTTTTGGAATGGATTTCTTTAATTTATCTACAAGgagcagtcaaaaagtaatgagccctaATGAACCTACCAATTGACTTTTTCTGAAATTTTCAGCTTGTAGTTTAAGTACTTGcttttggtttttcttttttctttttaaagactTGTTCTCTTCCTGTCAGCAGTTTTGTAAATGAGGTCATTCGTTGCCTGTCAGAAGCAGAGCAGTGATagaatttcttgctttgaaaGAATGAACCCCACCCACAGTGTTTAAGGGTGAACGAGGGCTGTGTAATTGACATTCACGTCAATTACAATTAATTATTTGCTGTTGCTACAGGAGGTAGTGATGAAAGCAGCTTCTGCTATTATTCCAGGACAGTTCTACCCAGTAACAAGGTTACAGACTAAACGCACACGAAGACAGCTGCATGCATTCAGCAAAGTGAAGACACCTCAGGAGGAATTGGACCAGCTACATGAGAAGTGACAGccgcctttgtgtgtgtggtgagcaactcaaaacacttattaatacattgtttttttgctaaAGCACATGAGCTCTGCCACTGCCCACACGGCTCTTCTTTAAACGTTTAATATCGCacaaaaacacacccaaaaaaatgtaatttttttttcagcaaaaataattctccagaacccatcaacagattttttaaattcttggtGCCTTGTACTCTGGTTGAAGGGGCCATTCAAACCAGACTTTGCATTTTGACATATTGCAATCTTTGtgaaatcttgtcacattgctaatcCGCTACAGGTGTAtcatcacatgaccaaacccagaaaacggGATAGACCTCCTGTGTGTGCTACACTAACACGCATGACTAAGGTTTGATTACATGGTTGTTGAAGccaaacatttttctttatggCTAGTGTCTTCAGACAAGATACAGTGTTATGAAAAAGTATTCGCCCTCTTCTCAAATTcctatttttgcatagtttccccactttgtttaagattaAACTAAGGTActataaatagacaaatataacccaagtgtacttaaaatgctgtttttaaatggcgaTCCCacttaaggaaaaaaatattcacgtTACCTGggtgtgtgtgaaaaagtaattacccctttgttaaatcatggccaaattaatatagcctaccaatCAATATTTCTAACTTAGAATGTACTGTAACCCTACCATCGCAAGTTAGAACGTACTGTATCGTGATTGTCTGGAGTCAACGATGCGGTGTGTGCTTCAGAGATTGGTCTGGTCATGACGAAGCGGACGTGACTTTGACACATGGGCATGGCTAAACAGATTGAGGGGAGGAGTATGAAGCAACGTTGTGCGAAAGGGTAtacaaaatactttaaaaagctTATGCGGTGATTGTATCATTTACCTACAATAATATAGGGAAGCCTACTGTAATGTTTGTAATGTTAAACCTCCAATTCATTCTCATCATTTGTATTATGGTGATATCCGTACTCTCTGATTAATATAGGAGTCTGTGACTCACTCTAGATTTAAGTTTTGACATTGTAGCTTGAAGGTGGGGGGCTTAAATCGGCTTTCGCAATGTAATGAAAACGAGACATCTGTCGGATGATACATTCACTTCGGGTTCAAGATTGAAAATCGGGGTTGATCAGGTGATTTTTAGCTGATCTGGTTAAaaggttttaattttaaaatgtcaaaaagggACAAACATCTTGCCAAATTGAACAGAAAACTGACAACTGACATGACAGGCCAATCCTAATTGTATCACTTAGCCCTTGGTTTTGCTCATGCATGAGAACAAAGGGGTATCACAATTCTTAGGGGAAGGGCAGAGACGGAGGGCTGTATAGCCCGTGAAACCAAGTGTGGTGGGAGCTCACTCGAACGGTAGGGGTATGGGACTCAACCACTGCTGACTGACGAAGAGCTTGCTTACCTGTAGactacaccaatctgatcggcatgccaataatttgcattttatgccgattggctttaatgtcataaccCGCCGAGCCggtcaatgacatcattgattgattgaagacatttactccgcatcgccatcgtgcacagtatatttgaatacaaaaactagtttatttttagccttgtcacagtACTGTAAACATTTGGCCACCAATAAAGCTATTTTAAAAagcgtcggcggtgtgggacagacaacacgtaatgcctggatcagacaagACCtaactagagaatacttttgaagatattcTGTATACAGTACACTAGTATACacatgaacaagtcatttaaatagacattgcaattgtatgcccctttttttaaactcttatcggccccaaaaatcctgatcgtgtaaagcctacttgcAAGATGGCAGAACGGACGAGGACGTACATAACTATAAGGGAGCATAATAATTGATACTCATACTAATGACAGTCATGTTAAGCCATGATTTTAATTACTGGGAAACTGCACATTATGACGAGCTCGCTTATCGCCGTCTACTGTCAGACGGAAATTCACAGCAAACACACTTTGCTATAATTTACTGCATTTTTTAAACTACTGGAAAGAATTATTAGACCGCTCAGTCACATTCAGAAGCTATGTAGCTAATGTACCATTGCTAGTAATGTAGCTTCTGAGTATACAGTCACGTTCGCTGTCCATATTGTTAAAGTGTAGCCTTAAAATGTCATGCAGTATTTCTTCGTCATGAACCAGTTATCTGTTAATATCCTCATTAGACATCGGGTTTATTTAACACACGAGGTCAATGTAATAACCGAAcgctttttttctccacaagaACACAAGACAACCATCTTCTACAACAGCACAGAACACCCCAGAACTACAACCCCAGTGCAAAACTGCAATTCTAGAGTTCCTTTTAGAGGAATATGAACAAAGACActgaagcaatttttttttttttcagctttccAGTTCAACTGTAGATATGCATTTAAATGTGGTTAGATTACATCTCTACTTCATATGCATTTATGTTCGATACATTACctatatacacatttaaaaattttcTGAAGGAAAAACCCAATATACCTAAATGTAAATAACCACATTACTATTATATAAATTGGAAATTCTCCCAAATCTCAATAACTGTTAAGTGTCTGTTTGATAACTGTACTCATGTCTTATCTCAACGCTACAAATTGTGAAATGCCAAACTAATATACATTGTTCCTGTAACAGTGACAAagttattttgtattgtatcctgagatgtttttgtttacaaatgtttagtaatgtgttttgtgatgGTTGTTTGTGTTACTTATTGGCTGCCGTTAGGCCATAAAGTCAGTTTGTCAATATGTTCCTTCTATAAAACATGTGCTTCTTGAGTAGATAAAGATGAAATATAGAAATGCACCCTGTCACGTGGTaggaaacaattttaaaatacctGTCACCTTTAGAAACtgcaaaaactgacaaaaaagtcatttgtaaTAGTAACATTCATTTGACCCAAGATGGCATCTTTAAAATGTAATCGTCACAGCACGTACCTTTTAAAGATTTGGCTATAGTAATATTGTATGTGGGCCCTCCTCCTGCATCCTTTGTCCGGAGGTCCATCGTCCAATCACCATCCACATCGAAACTATCTCGGAGTACGGAGCATTTTACGTTGCCTAAGGTCACCCCATGGATTAATAAAGATTCACGATTCTCTGACAACAACATGTCAATTTGTTCAGgctggaaaagaaaaatacaagttAGTGATTCTGGGCTTCAGATATGTggttatttaaacaaaaacaattacagctGCTCAATTTATGACTGTGCTGACATTTTTAGGTTACAAATGGCATGCAATTAACTGGTTTTGTGCACATGCATCCCAGGTTGGAGTCTTTATTGGAGAAAATAAGACCGACAGGCATGGGTAAGCAATGTTAGATCTTGTAATGCTACACCTTTGGACCATAGCAAGTTCCCCCATGGAACATGTTGAGTGGACTTATGGTTATCTTGGTTATCCACCAAGATAAGGGGACAGCTTGCAGGAGGGGTCAACCAATAACAATCATAATTTACGGAAAAACAAATAGGTTTTATAATataattatgaaaaataatcGTTACTTACAGCCATAGTATGAATAACCTGCAATTGACAGTTGAATCTGAAGCACCCTCAGAAATGTATATTGAACTAGTATCCATTTGCATTAAATACTACCCAAGTACTACTGCTCTGTTTCAGAAAGATTGGCAAGTACAACACCACTCCTCCTCATATATTGCTGAATTGTTGTTTACCTGGTTCTATTTAAGCATTCAACAATACCAAACTAACAACAATCCGCTACCTTTAGAACACCACGTGAtcagcggacttcctgtgtatgtcGCGATAACGACCATAACTACAGGTTTATGCCATGGcttgaagccgaacttgctatGGCGGGTGTCTGTTACATACAAGTATagcatttatttacacaaatatgtaaacacgaacaaGGTCTGAGCAGATATTGTTTTCTTGGTAGCTCTTAAAGACAGCTTGTGTAAAACCAAAGAGCTCGTAGAAATTTAAAGTTCCGACAGGTGTTTTGACTGTCTCCTGCTATAAGGTTCCACCATTTACCCACACCGGAAGGAAGTGCTTTGATCTGTTTTTCTGAATGCTGAAGATGGTAGCACATACCCTTTAATCAGTTATTAAAATCATaatctgaaaaatgttttacatgaaATTTAAATACCCATCTGACTAGTTGATGGGaatcatcaattaaaaaatagacTACCCGACCTGAAAGGCACATTGACCATGGTGTGCAGATGCATTTAAATTTGGACTGtgttttcagagactttttcTGAGCAAATTCTCTTTATTCCCAATTTAGTGGATCGGTACTTACGGACAATAGGAAATGGCGGGACACACAGTGACAAATGTTGAGACCCACCGATTTATAACATTCACAACAAATACTGGCCAAAGAAAATGTCGGTTTTTGAGAAAATGGGTCAACTTCGGCATTTCCAGTCACCAAGCTTCTTTCCAAGTGCCAATTTATGCTTTTTGTAAAGGCCCTTGGTATCAAACTGAGCTCACACAGAACACTGTCATACATGTGCATGCACAAACATGGATCTTCAATGTTGAACGTGCAAAAACAAGAGTTCTCACTCAAGTGAAACGACCTTGCCCTGCTCGAGTCTACAAACAGAAGTGCAAAGTCATAGGGCAGCACAGGCGCCATTCGGGAAGCGGAAGTTCGACCAAGCTTCCTCTTTATAGTCCCGCGcttgcgcggccgacaacgtCCGCATtacatcacgtgaccgacgtaTTGGCCTGTGCGGCCCCCTCTGTgtcgcttgacgcgcacacggcattGCTGTGCATAGAATGcggcggagatcatctctcatgattggtaCGTTTTAGTCACATGTGATAACGTACTAACCGTTCCTCCCAGTTCCACAcagcacctacgccgccgccttcttggtAAATTTTGAAGCATAATTAAACAATTtggtcatctcggtccatttgttcgagcagacTTTTCCACTAtcgctttgttccttgttacggaaaggaaattaagaacggctaccggaaatggccacaaaatgcagacgaaactccaccctgtggcgtcctagccaataccagccgtagcgacacccccgacttggaggagaattgcagcacattttcaaaaccgtgtgtgggttgcgctcgagtataaagtcaaactgcgtgcgggatagccgcagtgacgtcagcgcggtcgctgtCTGCGAGTATAACGAAGCCTTTAGCTTGAGGTTAGCAACACGACAGGCTTCAAAGTGGGGCCAAACatgaaggcttctttatactcgtgcggaCGGCCTCACgagtagtttgcctttatactctagCACAACCCACGCGCAGagatttgaaaatgtactgcagttcaccaagtcgggggtgtcgctatggctggtattggTTAGGACACCACGGgttggagtttcctctgcatttttttgggccatttccagtagccatttttactttcctttcagtaaaaaggaacaaagcaacaatgtgaccgtggaacagagtctgctcgaacaaatggacctagatgacacgtttatgctgcaaaatcgatcgagaagacGGCAGCGTAGatgtatgtagaaccaaggggtacgccgagtacgtcatcacagcatgttaaaaacggaccaatcacgagagatgatctcgcGGCGTttgacgcgcagcaacaatttttggcGTGTGCGCATCACGCTACGCAGGGCAATTCGTctgtcacgtgatgcaatgcgggcgttgtccgCTGCACAACAGCGGAAGTATAAAGAGGTCTTGCGGTCACTCCACAGTGGGCAGTCGAAATATGTCCTAtctattaaaaataacattcacaTCAGTCGAAATATGTCCTAtctattaaaaataacattcacaTCAGTCGAAATATGTCCTAtctattaaaaataacattcacaTAAACCTTAGCGTTCTCCACGCCCCGGCGCTATTGTTAGCTAGTACTGCTTGCATGGTTTATAAGAGGGCGCAGCTCTCACGTTACTTATAattataaatatgtaatttttaataaagctttgcacattttattatttaacaaaaaGCTGGATAGTTTTGGGGGGGATCGCAAACCGTTGAAAAGTCGTTCCTGGGTAGCAACGCACAGAAAAGACGAGTGAGAAAGTGCAATAAGGCAGACACCACAGACAAAGATATTCTATCGGTCAAGTCAAGTGTTCAAGAAAAAGTCTATCCACAGCGGAAACTTTTTGATTTTGGCCTCCACGCCGAACGagaagtaaaaggaaaaaaaaaacctgagtgGAAGCGCCATCTTGGAAGATGTGGGGCGACAGACTGACGTTCTACCGGGCGGGAGGCAGAAACATTTGACAAATTTGCCCAAATGTCGCTTAGAAGATCGCTGCTTTAAACCAACGACTACTCAAAAGTTACATTTCCCACGCTACTAAAGTATACTTTGTCCGCCAACGACATACTCGTTAAAAGTCAGCACAATTTGATGCGTTCTCTCGGCTTCCGGCAAAGTAAGCGCTAGCGAACGCTAAATGGCTGACGCCTCGGCGAGGGAGCTAACTCGCTTCGAAGCTCGCTCGCGTCAGTGCCATTTAGCGCACAACTTGACAATTAACCAATTTACGACATGTTACAACAAAACAAGGAGATTTTATGACAGCGGGACCGAGCACAGGAAACCATGTGAACGACAGGGTCCGATCAGGCCTGCTCATAAGAAAAGCACACGCCCGGCTGTGCACATTTTCGTATCGAATGAGTCCCGAAAATGGGAGAGTGAGCCAACTAACCGTGATGGTGGCAAAACTGCTGGGGCAATATGATGCCCAGACAGATTTGTCCATTTCGTACCCAACAACGGCCGCGTCCTGGCAGATGAAACCATCGCCAATCAGTGTGTCCACGTAGCTTTGCCAggacatgttttctgaagataaAAGGAAGTCGGGTAGAGAAAGTTAAACAGTCGCTTCTCCAGCGCCGAAGGAAGCAGGAGAATAGCTGTCAGTGGCTTAATGGGGCGAAAAAAACCTGCTTTGTCAAGTCCTCCGGCTTTCTTCTGCTCTCACCAACCAAAAGAAGCCACAAGGGCTTGGGTGTAGCCCTGACTAAATCACTCCGCGAAGGTGGTGATTGGCCCCCTGCTTCATTGCGTAATATAGCACACGGCGGatgaatacatttgtgtttgaaCGACCTACTTTACCGTGTGATTTTTGACATTAAAGTACCATTACGCCCAGTGATTTTTCTAGAACACGAGTCACATTGTCATTGGTATTTACAACACTTCTAACTATAACAAAGTACTACACTTGACTGGTTTTTATGCGaatgaaaatgtcaattttcaGCATGTTTGTACTACTCGAAAGTCATTTTTTAAGTGGACTCCACTCAAAAAAAGGTACAAGTGAAAGGTTGCGGTAAAAGAAAAGTCGGCATTTTGAACGTCATCAACTCTATCGATGCACGAAATCGAACAGAACTGCTATCGAGGTAACTCGCGCCGAGAATGGCTACGTGGCCAAGCGAACCTCGTTAGAACAGAGCTCAAATACCTTAATCTGCCTGTCGGGTGGTGGAGGTAAAAGGCCAGAGTGTTGTTACGTTGCCACCAATGTTCGGACGTAAGCACGAGTTCAGCGATGAACGACGTGTTCTCTTTCTTCAATGTCTTTGATGTTAACTGTTACGTCTGTGTCTTTATAGTTAATATGTTAATACATCTGTGCAACAACTCCACTGGTCGGTCCGCAAGTAGTACGAGTGGCTGCAGAACTGTATATGGAAACTATTCGTTAGTTTTTATGAGTTTGACTTTATGCAGCGCCACGACGGATTAGAAATAAAATCAATGTGATTAGAGTGGACACTTTCAGCTTTCATTTAAAAGGCATCCCAATTGCACAGTCTTTGAAGTAACACAGTATAACTACTGTActtaatgagatttt carries:
- the LOC133406840 gene encoding profilin-1-like — translated: MSWQSYVDTLIGDGFICQDAAVVGYEMDKSVWASYCPSSFATITPEQIDMLLSENRESLLIHGVTLGNVKCSVLRDSFDVDGDWTMDLRTKDAGGGPTYNITIAKSLKAFVVVMGKGGVHGGKPHIKAQDMASYLRKAGY